The following are encoded in a window of Pseudomonas multiresinivorans genomic DNA:
- a CDS encoding ABC transporter ATP-binding protein, with protein sequence MSPSPFPAGTLSARALRGALSGPFDLDLEPGHCTVLSGPSGVGKSLLLRLLADLDPNQGEVSLGGVNRESQPAHVWRRWVTYVPAESGWWEDDVAAHFSDLDGARRLLPQLNLDPARLQAQVAHLSTGERQRLALLRALLQRPHFLLLDEPTAALDPDSREHVERLLLTAKAQGMGLLVVTHDAEQARRLGERQLHLDHDGLTELRP encoded by the coding sequence ATGAGCCCTTCCCCCTTTCCCGCCGGCACGTTGAGCGCGCGCGCGCTGCGCGGTGCCCTCAGCGGGCCGTTCGATCTCGACCTGGAACCCGGCCACTGCACGGTGCTCAGCGGCCCTTCGGGGGTCGGCAAGAGCCTGCTGCTGCGCCTGCTCGCCGACCTCGACCCGAACCAGGGCGAGGTCAGCCTCGGCGGAGTGAACCGCGAGAGCCAGCCGGCCCATGTCTGGCGACGCTGGGTGACCTATGTGCCGGCCGAATCCGGCTGGTGGGAAGACGACGTTGCCGCGCACTTCAGCGACCTCGACGGCGCCCGCCGGCTGCTCCCACAACTCAATCTCGACCCGGCGCGGCTGCAGGCGCAGGTCGCGCACCTGTCCACCGGCGAACGGCAGCGCCTGGCCCTGCTGCGCGCCCTGCTGCAACGCCCGCATTTCCTGCTGCTGGACGAACCCACCGCCGCGCTGGACCCGGACAGTCGCGAGCATGTCGAGCGCCTGCTGCTGACGGCCAAGGCGCAGGGCATGGGCCTGCTGGTGGTGACCCACGATGCTGAACAGGCGCGGCGCCTCGGCGAGCGGCAGCTGCACCTGGACCACGACGGACTGACGGAGCTGCGCCCATGA